One Sinorhizobium sp. BG8 DNA window includes the following coding sequences:
- a CDS encoding L-fuconate dehydratase translates to MARITGMRVHDLRFPTSKSLDGSDAMNPDPDYSAAYVVLETDVSGLEGHGLTFTIGRGNDICCMAIRAMEHLVVGTDLDTVRANPGKYWRHLTNDSQLRWIGPDKGAIHLATGAVVNAVWDLLAKQAGKPVWRLVSELSPEKIADIIDFRYLTDVLTRDEAVAILRKAEAGKADRIATLEGEGYPCYTTSAGWLGYPEEKLRRLCKEAVDAGFNHVKMKVGRDLDDDIRRLTIAREVIGPDRYLMIDANQVWEVDEAIDWVKKLSFANPFFIEEPTSPDDIAGHRKIRQAIGPVKVATGEMCQNRIMFKQFIAEGAIDVVQIDSCRMGGLNEVLAVLLVAAKYGLPVWPHAGGVGLCEYVQHLSMMDYIAVSGTKEGRVIEYVDHLHEHFLDPCEIRNAAYMPPRKAGFSIEMKPESIAAYTFRP, encoded by the coding sequence TCGATGGCTCCGATGCCATGAACCCGGATCCCGACTACTCGGCAGCCTACGTCGTCCTGGAGACCGATGTCAGCGGCCTGGAGGGCCATGGACTGACTTTCACCATCGGGCGCGGCAATGACATCTGCTGCATGGCGATCCGCGCAATGGAGCACCTCGTGGTCGGTACGGATCTCGATACCGTCCGCGCCAATCCGGGCAAATATTGGCGCCACCTGACCAACGACAGCCAATTGAGGTGGATCGGCCCTGACAAGGGGGCCATCCATCTGGCAACCGGTGCCGTGGTCAATGCAGTATGGGACCTGCTGGCGAAGCAGGCTGGCAAACCGGTCTGGCGGCTCGTTTCCGAGTTGTCACCGGAAAAGATCGCAGACATCATCGATTTTCGCTACCTGACGGATGTCCTGACCCGCGACGAGGCGGTAGCAATTCTGCGCAAGGCGGAAGCCGGCAAGGCAGACCGCATCGCAACGCTCGAAGGCGAGGGCTACCCCTGCTACACCACGTCCGCAGGCTGGCTGGGCTACCCCGAAGAGAAGCTTCGCCGCCTCTGCAAGGAGGCCGTGGACGCGGGCTTCAACCATGTGAAAATGAAGGTCGGTCGGGACCTGGACGACGACATTCGCCGCCTGACGATCGCGCGCGAAGTCATTGGCCCGGATCGTTATCTGATGATCGATGCCAACCAGGTCTGGGAGGTCGATGAGGCGATCGACTGGGTGAAAAAGCTCTCCTTCGCGAACCCGTTCTTCATAGAAGAACCCACGAGCCCGGACGACATCGCGGGGCACCGCAAGATCCGGCAAGCCATCGGCCCCGTGAAGGTCGCGACAGGCGAGATGTGCCAGAACCGCATCATGTTCAAGCAGTTCATCGCGGAAGGCGCGATCGATGTCGTGCAGATCGACTCCTGTCGCATGGGAGGGCTGAACGAGGTTCTGGCGGTGCTTCTCGTGGCTGCGAAATACGGCCTGCCCGTCTGGCCGCACGCGGGTGGGGTAGGGCTCTGCGAATATGTCCAGCATCTCTCGATGATGGACTACATCGCCGTATCCGGGACGAAGGAGGGCAGGGTGATAGAGTACGTGGATCACCTGCACGAACACTTCCTCGACCCCTGCGAGATTCGCAATGCGGCCTACATGCCCCCGCGCAAGGCCGGATTTTCGATCGAAATGAAGCCGGAATCCATTGCGGCCTATACATTCCGGCCCTAA
- a CDS encoding alpha-hydroxy acid oxidase: protein MFFDYADSGAWTEGTYRANEEDFHKIKLRQRVLVDMTNRSLASEMIGEKVSMPVALSPTGLTGMQHADGEMLAAQAAEEFGVPFTLSTMSICSIEDVASVLKKPFWFQLYVMQDRDFVLNLIDRAKAAKCSALVLTLDLQILGQRHKDIRNGLSAPPKFTPKHIWQMATRPLWCMQMMGTQRRTFRNIVGHAKSVTDLSSLSVWTSEQFDPQLSWKDVAWIKERWGGKLILKGILDEEDARMAVSTGADAIIVSNHGGRQLDGAPSSISMLPRIVDAVGGHMEVHLDGGIRSGQDVLKALCYGAKGTYIGRPFLYGLGAGGKAGVTRALEIIRKELDITMALCGERDVRNLSRRNLHQGA, encoded by the coding sequence ATGTTCTTCGACTATGCCGATTCCGGCGCCTGGACGGAGGGCACCTACCGTGCGAACGAGGAGGACTTCCACAAGATCAAGCTTCGCCAGCGGGTTCTGGTGGACATGACGAACCGCTCGCTCGCAAGCGAGATGATCGGCGAGAAGGTCTCCATGCCGGTTGCCCTTTCTCCGACCGGGCTAACCGGCATGCAGCATGCCGACGGCGAGATGCTGGCGGCGCAGGCGGCCGAGGAATTCGGCGTTCCGTTCACGCTTTCCACCATGAGCATCTGCTCGATCGAGGACGTCGCTTCGGTATTGAAGAAGCCGTTCTGGTTCCAGCTCTACGTCATGCAGGACCGCGATTTCGTGCTCAATCTCATCGATCGCGCAAAGGCGGCGAAATGCTCGGCACTCGTCCTGACGCTTGATCTGCAGATCCTCGGGCAACGCCACAAGGACATCCGCAACGGCCTGTCGGCGCCGCCAAAGTTTACGCCGAAGCACATCTGGCAAATGGCGACGCGTCCGCTCTGGTGCATGCAGATGATGGGTACCCAGCGGCGTACTTTTCGCAACATCGTCGGCCACGCGAAGAGTGTGACGGACCTGTCTTCGCTCTCCGTCTGGACTTCCGAGCAGTTCGATCCGCAGCTTTCCTGGAAAGACGTGGCCTGGATCAAGGAGCGTTGGGGCGGCAAGCTCATTTTGAAGGGCATTCTCGACGAGGAGGACGCCCGCATGGCTGTTTCGACGGGGGCGGACGCCATCATCGTTTCCAACCACGGCGGTCGCCAGCTTGATGGCGCACCGTCCTCGATCAGCATGTTGCCGCGCATCGTCGACGCCGTCGGAGGCCATATGGAGGTGCATCTCGATGGTGGCATCCGCTCCGGCCAGGACGTGCTGAAGGCGCTCTGCTACGGCGCCAAGGGCACCTATATCGGCCGTCCGTTCCTCTATGGCCTGGGGGCAGGGGGCAAGGCGGGCGTTACCAGGGCACTCGAAATCATCCGCAAGGAGCTCGACATCACGATGGCCCTGTGTGGCGAACGCGACGTGCGCAACCTGTCGCGCCGGAACCTGCACCAGGGAGCGTAG